In one window of Paracoccus saliphilus DNA:
- a CDS encoding ABC transporter permease, translating to MLRYIAYRTLVALFLVWFVVTAVFLLLHLIPGDPAELLLSQGGVAADPEAVAALREKMGLNAPLWQQYLEHMTGFLSGDFGESFRDGTPVIEQIALRLPRTLEVIAGAALLAAIFGVPLGTYAAIRADGKADALISLLASVALSTPVFVVGSVIILIFAQNLQILPAGGFAPFSQDPLEHLKLLLLPAGTVAITLWAVITRMSRASVLEVLQRDYVRTARAKGLERNRILRRHVVRNALIPVLTVLGLEMGTLIGGTVLVEFVFNWPGLSGYLVAAVDARDYPEVVGIVMTISVLFVFLNLVVDVVNALLDPRISLVKS from the coding sequence ATGCTCAGATATATCGCCTACAGAACCCTCGTCGCCCTGTTTCTCGTCTGGTTCGTCGTCACGGCCGTCTTCCTGCTTCTGCATCTCATCCCGGGGGATCCGGCAGAGTTGCTGTTGAGCCAGGGAGGTGTCGCCGCCGATCCCGAAGCCGTCGCGGCGTTGCGCGAGAAGATGGGGCTCAATGCACCATTGTGGCAACAATATCTCGAGCATATGACCGGATTCCTCTCCGGCGATTTCGGCGAGTCGTTTCGTGATGGCACTCCGGTGATCGAACAGATTGCACTCAGGTTGCCGCGTACACTCGAGGTGATCGCCGGGGCGGCGTTGCTGGCGGCAATCTTCGGGGTTCCGCTGGGCACCTATGCGGCGATCCGGGCGGATGGCAAGGCCGACGCGCTGATCTCTCTGTTGGCGTCGGTGGCCTTGTCAACGCCGGTTTTCGTGGTCGGCTCGGTGATCATCCTGATCTTCGCACAGAATCTGCAAATCCTGCCGGCGGGTGGTTTCGCGCCGTTCTCGCAAGATCCTCTGGAGCATCTGAAACTGTTGCTCCTGCCGGCGGGAACAGTGGCGATCACCCTCTGGGCCGTGATCACGCGGATGAGCCGCGCCTCGGTGCTCGAGGTGTTGCAGCGCGATTACGTTCGCACCGCCCGGGCCAAGGGGCTGGAACGCAACCGTATCCTGCGCCGTCACGTTGTGCGCAATGCGCTGATCCCGGTGCTGACCGTGCTGGGATTGGAGATGGGCACGCTCATTGGCGGTACGGTGTTGGTCGAGTTCGTCTTCAATTGGCCCGGCCTGTCCGGCTATCTCGTCGCGGCGGTGGACGCACGCGACTATCCCGAAGTGGTGGGCATCGTCATGACGATTTCCGTCCTTTTCGTCTTTCTCAATCTCGTGGTTGACGTAGTGAACGCGCTGCTCGACCCTCGCATTTCGTTGGTGAAGTCATGA
- a CDS encoding ABC transporter substrate-binding protein, producing MTTGFNRRGFLATTGAVAGGLAFLGPRKLMAQEGGTLRFALSTFPPTFDAWTSGGTAAGTIKLMMHRGLVSYGSDGMLRGELAESWDVDDEGAWVFKLRDATWHDGSPVTAEDVAWTVSEVQKPDSAAYMQGQFARITTVETPDDKTVRMVTAEPLAVLPGWFAHYHMPILKKGEAPDTKIGSGPFMLDKVDRGVSISLKAYDGYYKEGLPKLAGIEATVYADENLRVAALEAGDVDLAEYVPWQAMAQIDENENLRLDGVDGPFMYLTFNGSRAPFDNPLVRRAVAHAIKREDIVQAAFYGRGGALEHLPITEQSEFFNPDLANSWNYDPEKAMALLAEAGYPDGFDCVMLATAQYGMHQSTAEVCQAYLSMVGINATLDLPEWATRVKKGNEGQFDLAVMGTTADNNDPDGLGNVLDGSLPANFSRSYGLETPEISELFAKGRATFDSEERKAIYKQLEEVAIETTPIAGLAWRSQGYGMKASVTGFTNLPGQLTFYSGITLEETVLG from the coding sequence ATGACCACAGGATTCAATCGCCGCGGATTTCTTGCCACCACCGGTGCTGTTGCCGGCGGCCTTGCCTTTCTCGGCCCGCGCAAGCTCATGGCACAGGAAGGCGGAACGCTACGCTTTGCGTTATCGACATTTCCACCGACATTCGACGCTTGGACCTCCGGTGGGACCGCCGCCGGGACGATCAAGCTGATGATGCATCGCGGGCTGGTCAGTTATGGCTCGGACGGCATGCTGCGCGGTGAACTAGCCGAAAGCTGGGATGTGGACGACGAGGGCGCTTGGGTGTTCAAGCTGCGAGATGCCACTTGGCACGACGGATCGCCCGTAACCGCCGAGGACGTGGCGTGGACCGTTTCGGAAGTGCAGAAACCCGATTCCGCCGCCTATATGCAAGGGCAGTTTGCCCGGATCACGACCGTCGAGACGCCTGACGACAAGACCGTTCGCATGGTCACCGCAGAACCTCTGGCGGTGCTGCCCGGCTGGTTTGCGCATTACCACATGCCGATTCTCAAGAAAGGAGAGGCACCCGACACCAAGATCGGTTCCGGCCCCTTCATGCTGGACAAGGTCGATCGTGGCGTATCGATCAGCCTCAAGGCTTATGACGGTTATTACAAGGAAGGTTTGCCAAAGCTCGCCGGGATCGAGGCGACCGTCTACGCGGATGAGAACCTGCGCGTGGCGGCGCTCGAAGCCGGGGATGTGGATCTTGCCGAATATGTGCCGTGGCAGGCAATGGCGCAGATCGACGAAAACGAGAATCTCAGGCTTGACGGGGTGGATGGTCCATTCATGTACCTGACATTCAACGGCAGCCGCGCGCCCTTCGACAATCCGCTGGTGCGCCGTGCCGTGGCCCATGCGATCAAGCGCGAAGATATCGTGCAGGCGGCATTTTACGGTCGCGGTGGCGCGCTTGAGCACCTGCCCATTACGGAGCAATCAGAATTTTTTAACCCTGATCTCGCCAATAGCTGGAATTACGATCCCGAAAAGGCGATGGCGTTGCTTGCCGAGGCCGGCTACCCAGACGGTTTCGACTGCGTGATGCTGGCTACTGCGCAATACGGGATGCATCAATCCACCGCCGAGGTTTGTCAGGCCTATCTCTCGATGGTCGGTATCAATGCCACGCTTGATCTGCCGGAATGGGCGACGCGAGTGAAGAAGGGCAACGAGGGACAGTTCGATCTCGCGGTGATGGGAACCACAGCGGACAACAACGATCCTGACGGGTTGGGTAATGTTCTGGATGGATCGCTGCCCGCGAATTTCTCGCGCAGCTACGGGCTGGAAACCCCGGAAATTTCCGAGCTTTTCGCCAAGGGTCGGGCAACCTTCGACAGTGAAGAGCGCAAGGCGATCTACAAGCAACTGGAAGAGGTCGCAATCGAAACCACGCCGATCGCAGGTCTAGCCTGGCGCTCGCAGGGCTACGGCATGAAGGCTTCCGTCACCGGCTTTACCAATCTGCCGGGGCAACTGACCTTCTATTCCGGCATCACGCTGGAAGAAACCGTGCTCGGCTGA
- a CDS encoding hydantoinase B/oxoprolinase family protein has product MIARPAALTLDPINVEVIGAALSSIVEETGEALVRASYSTNIKERRDCSTALFDREGRTLCQAEHIPVHLGSFLDFIPMVLANHDPAEMRPGDVFVGNDAYRGGGTHLPDIVLAEPIFIDGDLAAWTVNLAHHSDFVDRAHAHIYQEGLRIPPIRLYRAGKLQKDVQELILLNCQVPRERLSDLRAQMAANRVGVNRFQELCTRYGVETVLAAGEALLDYAERKMRSGIAALPDGSWRFEDVFDTLDFDDPIPLAVTVTISGDEIGLEFEAPNQMRSGINMTRTALLATVYYIVKSVVDPTILPNAGLARPITVTAPQGSLLNCSHPAAVNGRVQTCQRVADLIIGAFAQAAPERVSACTNSTCTVAVFSGTRQTGPDKGVYWVYLETIGGGGGARPAADGLDGIHVHATNTSNLPVEALEVEYPLILERYELVDGSAGAGKYRGGMGLRRVYRATEDCMVRVDISRNLSRSWGLLGGGPGGHGGFVTSPGTSAFDRGQGELRAGEWLEVVTPGGGGYGRPEERAAPHDEDQVAAG; this is encoded by the coding sequence ATGATCGCACGGCCCGCCGCATTAACGCTGGACCCAATCAACGTCGAAGTGATCGGAGCGGCATTGTCCTCGATCGTCGAAGAAACCGGCGAGGCATTGGTCCGCGCCTCCTATTCCACCAATATCAAGGAACGGCGCGATTGTTCGACGGCGTTGTTCGACCGTGAAGGGCGAACCTTGTGCCAAGCCGAACATATTCCCGTGCATCTTGGCAGTTTCCTCGATTTCATCCCGATGGTACTGGCCAATCACGATCCGGCCGAGATGCGCCCCGGAGATGTGTTTGTTGGCAACGACGCCTATCGCGGAGGCGGTACCCATCTGCCCGATATCGTGCTTGCCGAACCCATCTTTATTGATGGTGACCTGGCCGCATGGACGGTGAACCTCGCTCACCACTCGGACTTCGTGGATCGCGCCCATGCACATATCTACCAGGAGGGATTGCGCATCCCGCCGATCCGGCTGTACCGCGCGGGGAAATTACAGAAGGATGTGCAGGAGCTGATCCTGCTCAATTGCCAGGTTCCCCGCGAACGCTTGTCGGATCTGCGTGCCCAGATGGCGGCAAACCGGGTTGGGGTGAATCGCTTCCAGGAACTTTGCACCCGGTATGGGGTGGAGACAGTGCTGGCGGCGGGGGAGGCGTTGCTGGATTATGCCGAGCGCAAGATGCGCTCGGGGATCGCGGCCCTTCCTGACGGGAGCTGGCGTTTCGAGGATGTGTTTGACACGCTCGATTTCGACGATCCGATACCACTCGCGGTGACCGTGACCATTTCGGGCGACGAGATCGGGCTGGAATTCGAGGCACCAAATCAGATGCGATCGGGCATCAACATGACACGCACCGCTCTGCTGGCGACGGTCTATTACATTGTCAAATCTGTGGTCGATCCGACCATTCTGCCGAATGCCGGGCTTGCCCGACCGATCACTGTCACCGCACCGCAGGGCTCATTGCTCAATTGCAGTCATCCGGCAGCGGTGAACGGGCGAGTCCAGACTTGCCAGCGGGTCGCCGATCTCATCATCGGGGCCTTTGCGCAGGCAGCGCCGGAACGGGTTTCTGCCTGTACCAATTCGACCTGCACCGTAGCGGTGTTTTCCGGCACGCGGCAGACCGGCCCCGATAAGGGGGTTTACTGGGTTTATTTGGAGACCATCGGTGGAGGCGGGGGCGCGCGCCCCGCTGCCGACGGACTGGATGGTATCCATGTTCACGCGACCAACACTTCGAACCTTCCCGTCGAGGCGCTGGAAGTGGAATATCCCCTGATCCTCGAACGCTACGAACTGGTCGACGGCTCGGCGGGAGCCGGTAAATATCGTGGCGGCATGGGGCTGCGCAGGGTCTATCGCGCCACTGAGGACTGCATGGTCCGGGTCGATATCTCGCGTAACCTCTCGCGATCCTGGGGGCTTTTGGGCGGCGGACCGGGTGGCCACGGAGGCTTTGTGACCAGCCCCGGCACTTCTGCCTTCGATCGCGGGCAGGGCGAATTACGCGCTGGAGAATGGCTGGAGGTCGTCACACCCGGCGGCGGCGGCTACGGCCGCCCTGAAGAACGTGCCGCGCCTCATGATGAGGACCAAGTCGCAGCAGGATAA
- a CDS encoding hydantoinase/oxoprolinase family protein, with translation MMDGSRNPGGEGNWRVGVDSGGTFTDVCLFDEATGDVAVWKVSSTPDDPSRGIAQGVEEGMRECAGVVDDPAARISYLGHGTTVATNALITHRGARVGLLTTEGFRDLLEIGRQKRPNLYDLFAGKPPVLVPRPLRFEVPERVLHSGEIATPLDEEATRAAARALKLAGVEAVAICFLYAFVNPVHEKAARRIVEQELPDAFICASHEIAPEFREFERLSTATVNTYLGPIMHRYISRLTPRLISLGLPIPPHLTQSNGGVVRFGVAAQTPVRAVLSGPSTGVVAAQAIGKRAGFEDIITFDMGGTSSDVALMARGQTTQTNESLVHGYPIKAPMLDIHTVGAGGGSIASIDSGGLLKVGPESASADPGPVCYGRGATEPTVTDANIVLQVLNPTHLLDGRMEVRRDLALEAIGGLADRLGLDRMDTAQGIISVVTANMAKAIRVISVQRGHDPRAYALMAFGGAGPLHAVRLAQELGMSRVIVPRNPGILCAMGLLLTDLRADFSVTRLIPLESEKLAEIAATASKVEGEAGDWFTHEDIEPDRRRLTRRVDMRYEGQNYELSVPIPEGPITDATLEALRVGFTQAHEQMYGFAVEDERILCVTFRAEALGLVRKAELPRHPLGPEDAAEAVIGSRDVWYPETREFTETTLYARDRLAPGMCFTGPAIVEQMDTTTLVPPGVTARVDEIDNLILELPQ, from the coding sequence ATGATGGACGGTTCACGAAATCCCGGCGGTGAGGGAAACTGGCGCGTAGGAGTCGATTCCGGTGGGACTTTCACGGATGTCTGCCTGTTCGACGAAGCCACCGGCGATGTCGCGGTTTGGAAAGTGTCCTCCACGCCCGACGATCCGTCGCGCGGTATCGCGCAGGGTGTCGAAGAGGGGATGCGTGAATGTGCGGGCGTGGTGGATGATCCGGCGGCAAGGATCAGCTATCTGGGGCATGGTACGACGGTTGCAACCAATGCGCTTATCACGCATCGCGGGGCCAGAGTTGGCCTGCTGACGACCGAAGGATTCCGCGACCTGCTGGAGATAGGCCGACAGAAACGCCCCAATCTCTATGACCTGTTCGCTGGCAAACCCCCGGTTCTTGTACCCCGCCCGTTGCGTTTCGAGGTGCCTGAGCGGGTTCTGCACAGTGGAGAGATCGCGACTCCGCTGGATGAAGAGGCAACCCGGGCAGCGGCTCGCGCCCTGAAACTGGCGGGGGTCGAGGCGGTGGCGATCTGTTTCCTCTATGCCTTTGTGAACCCGGTGCATGAAAAAGCGGCACGGCGGATCGTCGAGCAGGAACTGCCTGACGCCTTTATCTGTGCCAGCCATGAAATCGCCCCGGAATTTCGCGAGTTCGAGCGCCTTTCTACTGCAACCGTCAATACCTATCTCGGCCCGATCATGCATCGCTACATCAGTCGCCTGACGCCGCGGCTGATCAGTTTGGGCCTGCCGATCCCACCGCATCTGACCCAGTCAAATGGCGGTGTCGTCCGTTTCGGGGTGGCAGCGCAGACGCCGGTACGGGCCGTGCTTTCGGGGCCGTCGACAGGGGTCGTCGCCGCGCAGGCCATTGGCAAACGCGCGGGTTTCGAGGACATCATCACCTTCGATATGGGCGGCACCTCGTCGGATGTGGCGCTGATGGCGCGGGGGCAGACCACGCAGACCAATGAAAGCCTCGTGCATGGTTACCCGATCAAGGCCCCCATGCTCGATATCCACACGGTCGGGGCAGGGGGCGGCTCTATCGCCTCGATCGATTCCGGCGGGTTGCTCAAGGTCGGCCCCGAAAGCGCTAGTGCTGATCCCGGACCGGTCTGTTACGGGCGCGGAGCGACCGAGCCGACCGTGACCGATGCCAATATCGTGCTGCAGGTGCTGAACCCCACCCATCTGCTCGACGGGCGGATGGAGGTGCGGCGCGATCTTGCCCTCGAGGCAATAGGCGGACTGGCCGACCGGCTGGGTCTGGACCGGATGGATACAGCGCAGGGCATCATCTCGGTGGTGACCGCAAACATGGCCAAGGCAATCCGGGTGATCTCGGTGCAACGTGGACATGATCCGCGCGCCTACGCACTGATGGCATTTGGTGGCGCGGGGCCGCTACATGCAGTGCGGCTGGCACAGGAACTGGGGATGTCGCGCGTAATCGTGCCGCGTAATCCCGGCATTCTGTGCGCGATGGGCCTATTGCTGACCGATCTGCGCGCGGATTTTTCGGTCACCCGGCTGATCCCGCTGGAGAGCGAGAAGCTGGCCGAGATCGCTGCCACAGCCAGCAAGGTTGAAGGCGAGGCCGGGGATTGGTTCACGCATGAAGATATTGAACCGGATCGTCGCCGCCTCACGCGTCGCGTTGATATGCGCTACGAGGGGCAGAATTACGAACTTTCCGTCCCTATCCCGGAGGGACCGATTACCGATGCTACGCTTGAGGCGCTGAGGGTAGGCTTCACCCAGGCGCATGAACAGATGTACGGCTTTGCTGTCGAGGATGAGCGTATCCTCTGCGTGACCTTCCGTGCTGAGGCTTTGGGTCTGGTAAGAAAGGCGGAGCTGCCCCGACACCCGCTCGGCCCCGAAGACGCTGCCGAAGCAGTCATTGGCAGCCGCGATGTCTGGTATCCCGAGACACGCGAATTCACCGAAACCACGCTCTACGCCCGTGATCGGCTGGCGCCGGGGATGTGTTTTACCGGCCCCGCCATCGTCGAGCAGATGGACACCACCACTCTCGTGCCGCCCGGAGTGACAGCGCGGGTGGACGAGATCGACAACCTCATACTGGAGTTGCCTCAATGA
- a CDS encoding GntR family transcriptional regulator has product MTEPTGNGPESAERKRSTKNLGEAPVTARQRAYNGIRAGILKGVFPPGGFIEEALACEATGVSRSPVREALNRLAAEGFLELHPRRGAMVRPLSATELRDLYEVRRMIESQAVHLICQNRRPVPANMSELCDAHESTSTEDLLACVEINRLFHQALVAAAGNTVLTQVFDSLQANLTRVAMLSLQLGIGKTRQIEQEHRALIIALQAYNETRATEILASHLKPMPRLMDSLSG; this is encoded by the coding sequence ATGACTGAACCGACCGGAAACGGCCCCGAAAGCGCCGAAAGAAAGCGTTCCACGAAGAACCTGGGCGAAGCGCCCGTTACCGCTCGGCAGCGTGCCTATAACGGCATCCGTGCCGGTATTCTGAAAGGGGTCTTTCCTCCCGGTGGCTTTATCGAAGAGGCGCTGGCCTGCGAAGCGACCGGTGTGTCGCGCAGCCCGGTCCGCGAGGCGCTCAACCGGCTTGCGGCAGAAGGGTTTCTGGAACTGCATCCGCGGCGCGGGGCGATGGTGAGGCCGCTTTCGGCTACCGAACTGCGCGATCTCTACGAGGTGCGCCGGATGATCGAGAGTCAGGCGGTTCATCTTATTTGCCAGAACCGCCGTCCAGTCCCGGCGAACATGTCTGAACTTTGCGACGCACATGAGTCGACCTCGACCGAGGATCTTTTGGCCTGCGTGGAAATCAACAGGCTGTTTCACCAGGCATTGGTCGCTGCTGCCGGCAATACGGTCCTGACCCAGGTCTTCGACAGCCTTCAGGCCAATCTGACCCGGGTTGCCATGCTGTCTTTGCAACTGGGAATCGGCAAGACCAGGCAGATCGAGCAGGAGCACCGCGCCCTGATCATCGCGCTGCAAGCTTACAACGAGACCCGCGCGACGGAAATCCTGGCATCCCATCTGAAGCCGATGCCGCGCCTCATGGACTCTTTGTCGGGCTAG
- a CDS encoding TRAP transporter substrate-binding protein, which produces MITKTVLTYATAMTLVLAATAHAETTWRMATKMPVDSPEGQVFEKFAELTAEHTNGELTIEIYPNEQLGKEDAVLEQLQANVVQIYAEGFGYMKKWEPALAWVAAAFAFDDYDHWQRFMTSETVTGWFDNAAEQSGVRPLGDPTRILRGPFRVMVSNVPIESAADIEGLKLRMHENKVAIETWDTLGAEVITLPWTEVYQGISKGIVQAVNSPIALVESMRFNEVAPYITRHDEYWQSIGFMVNEQAHASLSEETRAGLVKAYEEAGDYSQEVMSAVAEKSIAQMEEAGATYTVLDTAPLVEKMQSYYERKAETGELPEGFLEAVEEARAPSQ; this is translated from the coding sequence ATGATCACGAAAACCGTACTGACCTATGCTACCGCAATGACGCTTGTCCTCGCGGCCACAGCACATGCGGAAACCACATGGCGCATGGCCACGAAAATGCCCGTCGACAGTCCCGAGGGACAGGTATTCGAAAAATTTGCCGAGCTGACCGCCGAACATACCAATGGCGAGCTCACGATAGAGATCTATCCGAACGAACAGCTCGGTAAAGAGGATGCGGTGCTGGAGCAGCTTCAGGCCAATGTCGTCCAGATCTATGCCGAGGGCTTCGGCTACATGAAGAAATGGGAGCCCGCGCTGGCATGGGTTGCCGCGGCCTTCGCCTTTGACGATTACGATCATTGGCAGCGCTTCATGACTTCGGAGACGGTGACAGGTTGGTTCGATAACGCCGCCGAACAATCCGGGGTGCGTCCACTCGGAGACCCCACCCGCATCCTGCGAGGCCCGTTCAGAGTGATGGTGTCCAACGTGCCGATCGAGAGCGCAGCGGATATCGAGGGGCTGAAGCTACGGATGCATGAGAACAAGGTCGCGATCGAGACGTGGGACACACTTGGTGCTGAGGTGATCACCCTGCCCTGGACCGAGGTTTATCAAGGCATCTCGAAAGGCATCGTGCAAGCAGTGAACTCACCCATCGCGCTCGTGGAATCCATGCGCTTCAACGAAGTAGCACCTTATATCACACGCCATGACGAGTACTGGCAGTCCATCGGCTTCATGGTGAATGAACAGGCACATGCCTCTTTGTCGGAAGAGACGCGCGCCGGGCTGGTGAAAGCCTACGAAGAGGCCGGAGACTATTCGCAGGAAGTGATGTCGGCAGTGGCCGAGAAAAGCATTGCGCAAATGGAGGAAGCCGGGGCGACCTATACCGTGCTCGACACCGCACCACTCGTTGAAAAGATGCAAAGTTACTACGAGCGGAAAGCTGAAACCGGCGAACTGCCGGAAGGTTTCCTCGAAGCCGTCGAAGAAGCACGGGCGCCATCGCAATGA
- a CDS encoding TRAP transporter small permease, whose translation MTPLEYMPRTPLQRILNRLDRLNWGLGGMFLWLSNACLLAMLGLTAATILLRPLNLAAYWMWPWTMVFFIWLSFFGFFALYARLKDVRVDFLANALGATGMVATRILTDVATLVVTGVLIWQLPVVIETSRGVFDGAILPAGIELPRLALSVPLFVSAILITFTAVLDLAKLGAGMPENVTNHHPEI comes from the coding sequence ATGACACCGCTCGAATACATGCCGCGGACTCCGTTGCAACGGATTCTCAATCGGCTCGACCGGCTGAACTGGGGCCTTGGCGGGATGTTTCTCTGGTTGTCCAACGCCTGCCTGCTGGCAATGCTGGGCCTGACGGCGGCGACCATCCTTTTGCGGCCATTGAACCTCGCCGCCTACTGGATGTGGCCCTGGACCATGGTGTTCTTCATCTGGCTCAGCTTTTTCGGCTTTTTCGCGCTTTATGCCCGGCTCAAGGATGTGCGCGTGGACTTCCTGGCGAATGCCCTGGGAGCCACCGGCATGGTCGCGACCCGCATCCTGACAGATGTCGCGACTCTGGTTGTGACCGGCGTTCTGATTTGGCAATTGCCAGTCGTCATCGAGACGTCCCGCGGGGTCTTTGATGGCGCCATCTTGCCGGCGGGTATCGAATTGCCGCGACTCGCGCTATCGGTCCCGCTTTTCGTGTCCGCAATTCTTATCACGTTCACCGCCGTGCTTGATCTTGCCAAGCTGGGAGCGGGAATGCCCGAGAACGTTACCAACCACCACCCGGAGATCTGA
- a CDS encoding TRAP transporter large permease: MAWILIGTFIVLILFRVPISIAIGTATVLTFLTSDFSNALQIIPQQMLEGVNKASLTAVPFFIMAGNLMNVTGVTERIFAFANALVGHLRAGLAQVNVLSSMIFAGISGAAVADCAGLGAIEIKAMRENGYKSDFAAAITVASSVIGPLIPPSIGLVIYAFLAQQSIERMFLAGLVPGILVGLSLMVYVRLRAGFEDFPTQPRATVKEVADTARHGFAALLAPAIILGSIMFGFVTATEAGVLACLYCIMLGLWYRELTIKSFSKALSDTAMMTSVIMIIIAFSIAMGWLLAIDQTPQKLADWTFSLTENRNIFLALLLVFVILIGCVVEGVPAKLILVPTLLPLIDAYGIDRVHFGIIMQLGLLIGIATPPMGIGLYIVSEVGRVRFEKVTLAVLPMLLPLFATLILLTYVPQIVTFLPDLVLGKQ, encoded by the coding sequence TTGGCCTGGATTCTGATTGGTACCTTTATCGTCTTGATCCTGTTCAGGGTGCCTATATCCATCGCGATCGGCACCGCCACGGTACTGACATTCCTGACCTCGGATTTTTCCAACGCATTGCAGATCATTCCACAGCAAATGCTGGAAGGAGTGAACAAGGCTTCGCTGACAGCCGTGCCATTCTTCATCATGGCGGGCAACCTGATGAACGTGACTGGCGTGACCGAACGCATTTTTGCCTTCGCCAATGCATTGGTAGGTCATCTCAGGGCCGGTCTTGCGCAGGTCAACGTGCTGTCCTCGATGATCTTCGCGGGAATCTCCGGTGCCGCGGTGGCGGATTGTGCGGGACTGGGGGCGATAGAGATCAAGGCCATGCGCGAGAATGGATACAAATCCGATTTCGCGGCGGCGATCACGGTGGCATCCTCGGTCATCGGCCCGCTTATTCCGCCATCGATTGGACTGGTGATTTATGCGTTTCTCGCCCAGCAATCCATCGAGCGCATGTTCCTGGCCGGGCTGGTCCCCGGTATTCTCGTGGGTCTCTCGCTCATGGTCTATGTCCGGCTCCGCGCGGGATTCGAGGATTTCCCCACTCAACCCCGCGCCACCGTGAAAGAGGTTGCGGACACCGCTCGACATGGTTTTGCCGCGCTGTTGGCTCCTGCCATCATTCTCGGTTCGATCATGTTCGGATTTGTCACCGCCACCGAGGCCGGTGTGCTTGCCTGCCTCTATTGCATCATGCTTGGCCTTTGGTATCGCGAACTTACCATCAAGAGCTTTTCCAAGGCACTCAGCGACACCGCGATGATGACTTCGGTCATCATGATCATTATCGCATTTTCCATCGCCATGGGCTGGCTTCTGGCCATCGATCAGACCCCGCAGAAACTTGCCGACTGGACCTTTTCGCTGACCGAGAACCGGAACATCTTCCTTGCCCTGCTGCTGGTATTCGTCATCCTGATCGGCTGCGTGGTAGAGGGCGTGCCAGCCAAGCTTATCCTCGTGCCAACGCTTTTGCCACTCATCGACGCCTATGGCATCGACCGCGTGCATTTCGGCATCATCATGCAGCTGGGCCTGCTGATCGGCATCGCGACCCCACCCATGGGGATCGGCCTCTATATCGTTTCCGAGGTCGGGCGTGTGCGCTTTGAAAAGGTGACGCTCGCGGTATTGCCGATGCTGCTGCCGCTTTTCGCGACACTGATCCTGCTGACCTATGTGCCGCAGATCGTGACCTTCCTTCCTGATCTTGTCCTTGGCAAACAATAA
- a CDS encoding RraA family protein, which produces MSNLTYKLNPMPAPIPQEKLDRLAKLETATIGHFYHFGFASPAIQPVLPGKVVAATVATLAIPGLDSTLLHHCLSQAEPGYFLAVDRLGDRKYACWGGGVTRMAAMMGLAGGCVDGPHTDTAEVIEQDFPIWSRGASPVTTRLYDTGGGFNVPVCIGGAAVLPGNAVLADESGLLFIAPEDLDTVLIEGETRTERGRINEARITGGAHLGDISGATGMIRTKAQDP; this is translated from the coding sequence ATGTCCAACCTGACTTACAAGCTGAACCCGATGCCTGCACCGATCCCGCAGGAAAAGCTGGATCGTCTTGCCAAGCTCGAGACAGCGACCATTGGCCATTTCTATCATTTCGGCTTCGCATCGCCCGCGATCCAGCCTGTCCTGCCAGGAAAGGTCGTGGCCGCTACTGTGGCGACACTGGCTATTCCAGGATTGGATTCGACGCTTCTGCATCATTGCCTTAGCCAAGCGGAACCGGGCTATTTCCTAGCAGTCGACCGGTTGGGAGACAGGAAATACGCCTGTTGGGGAGGAGGCGTCACCCGCATGGCGGCAATGATGGGTCTCGCCGGTGGCTGTGTGGACGGTCCACATACGGACACCGCCGAGGTCATTGAGCAGGATTTCCCGATCTGGTCGCGCGGAGCATCGCCTGTGACAACGCGGCTCTACGATACTGGCGGCGGCTTCAATGTGCCCGTTTGCATTGGAGGTGCGGCAGTGCTGCCTGGTAATGCAGTGCTGGCCGATGAATCCGGTCTGCTGTTCATTGCACCCGAGGACCTGGATACGGTCCTGATCGAGGGCGAAACACGAACAGAACGCGGCAGAATCAACGAGGCAAGGATTACCGGGGGAGCCCACCTAGGAGATATATCCGGGGCGACCGGAATGATACGCACCAAGGCTCAAGACCCATAG